The Cicer arietinum cultivar CDC Frontier isolate Library 1 chromosome 1, Cicar.CDCFrontier_v2.0, whole genome shotgun sequence genome contains the following window.
TCATCAACCAGATTTTTCTTTGTTATGTAATCTATAGGTCTGATGAAAGAAATGTGTCTCACCAATCTAAATACTCTAGGTCCCAGAACTTGCTTTTTGGACCCAAACTTGTTTCTGCAGTTTAAAGATATTGGTCATTTATTGAACCAGAAAACAATACGCAGTGTCACCatgcagaaaataaatttaggTACCTCATTGGAACCATAAGCAGAGCTACTAGGTTTTCTAGGATGCTTCCCCTCACTCGAAACTGAATAGCCATCAACATCCTTCACCCCATGTATTGGTCCACGGCGACCAAAATGCTTATTGAAACCTAAATGATCACAAGCAGTGAAACTCACACAAATATTAACCTGAATGTAAGCACATACAAACTTTTAGATTCTGCTTTCCAAAGCTAGAAACCAACCATTTTCTGATGAATGACTGGCACGAAGACTTCCAAAAGATTTTACCTCCCCACTTCTTGCACTGCGTGTGTCATGTTTCAACTCTGCATGACCTCCTGTTTTGTATACATATCAACTTGTGAAGATCATGTAAGTGTAATAAGGCTGTGTAAAATGGTAACATTTTGTGGCTTAATATGTCCACTGTATAAGTTAGTCAAGagttatttttaatcttttcctATTTTACACAAGCACAGAGGATTAGTTCATGATTGCCAAAACAACACTACAAGTAAAAATTAAAGCATATACCTTCCAAAGGATCAACTTGTGAGGAAGCTGAGGATGACAATGATTCATCACCTCCATTGGAACGGCTTGTCCAAATACCACGGTCAGGTCTGTCCTTTTGTCTAAAACGCCTCTCCTGTCTCTCACTAGACACATGCAAACCATGTACAGTAATCCTATTCTCTGGCGCACCATCAGTGCCCTTCAAAATCAATTGCACATGTAAGGGGCGAGTgggttgtttttctttttctagaTTAGATGTTTGGAGCTGCCGCTCAGAATAGGCTCTGGAAGACTGATTTTGGCGCAAATCTTTGTTTGAGAGTATGCTTTTGATAATTCTTCCACTACCTTCATGCCGCTGATTCTGTTTCAGAGCTGTTGAATTAAGAATTGTTTTAGCTGAAGATGTTATGCTATGATGTTGTGACATGCTATCTGAATCAGATGCCTGCATAATAAGAAACAAGCAAAATACACTCGTAAAAGAACTGCAGCCAAAATATGAACCTGACAGATGAATCCACCTAGGACACTAGCAATAAACTAAAACACATCCATACCCCAATTGATAATGAATTTATGATTCATCATATTTCATACATCATGCAGGAATAAGGTAGTAACATTATAAGGAAATACATCCTGGCAGTCACATTGGTAAATTTTACCTATCAAATCACTTTTCATCATTATATCTTCAGTTCACATCTTTATAATTATTCATTGACGTGTATGCAAGACTGGTCGTAAACATATTTAATCTTTGATCTCCAGTTAACATTTTTAACAGGAATAACATTAAACTATAATTTGAGTTTATCAGCAATTCCACTTGCTATTAGTAAAATACAACAATGTAAGGATTAGCTGAAATTTGCAtgtttattaaaaatgaatcaGTCAAAATGAAACTTAGTTTTAGTCAAAATAATGACGGCATTGATGACAATCATCAATATAAAGCCGCAAATACAAAGAAACATGTGATGTTAACGAAAAAGCCACAAGAGAGGAGTGTGAGTACTTCTTAGTTCTAAGAAGGTAATACATGCAAATTGCTTCCAATCAGAATATTGGTACATGTTGACTTTCAAAAGGAATGGGAGTATTTTGCAACTTATGTCAATCTTTTTGCAACATATGCCACACATAAATAGAACTGAACCATGAAGATAAAATCAGTAGCTTACAGTAattatttctctttctttccctttAAGAAGCAGTACCTTCTTCCCAGCATCATTACTTCCAGCAATTCCTGAAATGATGGACAAGGTGGTAAGAAAATTCCCATAACCGATAAAAAAGGAGCAGTTACTTCAATAATAGAATACTCAACAATAACATatcagaatttgaacaaatataTCAACCTCACCATTTTCATCAAAAGTTGGATTTCCATCTGAAGAAGCTATATTTGAAGATTTATTTGAAAGATGCTGATCACCTTGCCTGGGAACCAAAATATAAGTTGATTTGTCTTTTACAGTAGAATTTTTCCCTGGGTCCCTTGCAACATACTGTTCACCGTAAAAGAAAAACTCAGACATGTTAAAACTCAAAAGAGTTAGAAGTATCAAATACTCATGGCCTTATGCTGTTTCCATTATACTAAAAGTTGAGTGAAGAACattttattagtaattaatgACTTCCTTTGACTTTTCTATGTAGTAAAAAAGTTGCTTGGAAAATTCAGAACTCTAGCATCGTAAGTACAGAAAAATGCAAAGTTGAAACAAAAGGATAAGCTAGTTTTAATTAACATTTGAGCCTAAGGGCCATTCCTATTCTCATGTGAGTAATTAGAATCTACAGTTTTCTTAACAATATACTATCCAAGTATGATTGATCACAAGCAACAAAGTATCTACACATGAGGAGCTATATAGTACACAACAAAAAATATGACTAGTTCAAAAATTTAACATCAACTCTTCTCCAACCATAAGCCAAGTCATCTAGTTCTTTCGAATAAAACCAAACAACTAAACCAGAAATCTTATTTGATTGCTCATGAGAAAGATATGTAGACCTATACTTGAGGAACCTGTAAAAATCTATAAACCTGCTTTATAATTTGTCACACGCACACACACTTGTATTCACATCAGCAGTAATCAAGCTAAGGATCACAAACCGTGCCCCTAAATCAGAAAGGCAGTAATAACCCTGCCTTCCCTTAAAAAAGAAAACTCAAGTTGGAAAATGTGCCAATGGGAAATTTCTTAAAAGCCAAGCAGCAtgcaataatattatatatgtagtttgaCAAAAGAACAAGAGCAACCTTTTAAAATTTCTACTCATACACTGTAAAAGTGGTTGTCAGTGTCAAACAGTTTCCAAGCTACACCTAAAATAATCTAAGGATCGCAGTATTATCTTCAGCAAGAAAACCTTGTACACCAGGTAGAAATTAGATTATAGACTTCTAGTACTTGACTTCTCCTTAGAGccataaattgaaaatatattccATCCAACCATCCAGTCAATGAATCAAAGCAATATGCAATTGAAAAATCAGGTAAATGGAAAGAAATTATTCATCAcatctataaaaaatacaacttgTGATGGTATCATGGTAATAAAAAAGTCTTTCTTCGTGAACTCATGAAGGGATTACATTTAAAGCTACTTGCATAAATGCATAATACCATTGTGGTGGAAACTCTCTTCCTTGCAGAACCACGTCTTGATGGGGCGGAACTAGAGCTTCCATTTGATGGTGTGCCAGTTCTCCTGGTCACTTTTCCATTAGACGATAACCTCTGCACGAATATCATGTACACTTGGTAAGAAAGGAAAGGATGGTGctaataaatagataaaacagaaaaaaaaatgttatttatgtGAGATTTGCTCAGAATAAATGCACCCACTCTCATCTCCGCACGCGCTCACAAATAGACACGCACACACATACAAACATTCTCTAAAGTGATGGCTAAATGACAACGAAAAACCAAATAAGTTTCTTTGAGATATCAAAATCATATGCAAAATCACCCGCGGTCCCTTGGCAGCTCTTTTCTGGCGCACGAAGTCCATCAGTGGTGTAACTATAGGAACATCTTTTCCAGCACCTGCTAAACGACATAAACCCAATTaataaagaatataaaaaaaagtactcTACCAGCTTGTTCTGGGCACGCTTTTATGTCTCTAAAATTCAAAGTTACATTTgtcaaaaaaagaaagtttgaAGTTGTAATTTACTGCATATTTAAAGCACAAATAGACGAACCAGAACGTTCAGCTTCCCTTTTCTCCAACTGTATCTCAGCACTAGGGAGATTTTCAACAGGCTTGGCAAGTAGTTCAAGAAATTCCAGATACTCAGGATCTAGATGTTCACCATGGAAACAATTATATATACTCATCAAAAGGAGAAAACTATACACATAAGTCATATTGAGATACACATGTATCCATTGCAATATGTGTCTAAATGGTACCTTTATATATGGTTCCATCACGACCATCCTTTTTAGACCACTGCTTTGGAACACGCTGTGAAGGAGCATATTCAACAGTGACTTTGAACTGAGTTCCTGGGAAGGAAAAAGAGTGAGACAGATAAGGAGATAATTGGGTATATAATAAAGCAGTTGATATTTATGATATGATAACATGAGTTACCCTTTTCATTGACAAAGACGTGTCCATTGAAAAACTCAGCAAACTCTATAACATCCTCTGGTTTGTTGAAGTCAATGTAAGCTCTAGAAAATGATGTATGCTTGGGGCTGAAAATCCATTCAGTATGATAAAATGTAAGAAATTGCATAATAATACGACAGAAGAATGTGAAAAgcaataaaaaagaagaaacctGATTTTGGCAGGACGGAAAGAGAGCCAGTTGTAGCGACCAGAGAAGGAACCGTCGATTAGGGAGGAAAGAGAGTCCTCGGAGATGGTGGGTGGCAAGTGCCGCACCACGACCTTGGTCCGATCCGACATGACAAAAAACCCtagaattgaattgaattgaattgatttgGATCACAGTTACAATTGCAATCAAAGAAGTGGGATCACATCTTCTCCGCTTGTTGTCAATTTTTATGAGATGAGATGAGATGAAAGAATAACTCATAAATCAATTGCATGCCCTAATTTGACATGACACAAAAAGCCCCAACCAGAAACAAACTATGTGTTATTGACTACTCTGTAAATTGTaagagatatttttattatcttaaaagaaataaataaatttgagacCATTATTCGAATaacattaaaaacaaaaatgatactATTTAATGGAAAAAATTAATTGAGCCCATATATAGGacctaattaaaatttaataaaattgcaGGGACCTAAGGAGTAATTAATAAAACGAATCGTTTCAAGTTGAGATTtaagatgaaatcgaagatggGGTTTCCTGTTGCAACGGCGTCGTCCACCGCTACCGCCACCGCCACCACCGCCGTGAATTGAAGAATTCTGAGTGACCTGTCTTTTTCCGACCCAACAATTCCCCCCCGCAGTTACGTTTAGGTTCTTATAACTGcccctcaactcaactcaaCTATATGTAAGTCGTAACTTGTTtccttctcttctcttctcttcaATGATATGTTATTTATTTCGTAAATTGATCCAATTTTGCTAAAATTTATTCCTTTTCGTTTAAATCGTGGTCTTGTCCTTTATGAAACGCATAAAAAGCACATGAGTTAATTCGTTTGTGGTTTGTTGATTTAATAACTAATAACTAATAACTTTGGTtagaatttagaagaagaaaatgaagcgCAAGCGTGGTCATAAGAAAGGAAAGCAAAACATTGCTAAGGAACAAGCCTCTGTTTTTGATGAGGAGTTTGATATTgttaataacaacaacaattatGATAAAGAAGATAATAACTCTGTTGCAATGGAAGTTGACACACCTTCTTCCACCGGTACCGATCAACATGGCAATCTTGCTAACATAAATCATGATGGTTCTATCCATAAAGGGGCTGCCAAATCGGTTGGACGTGTTAAGGTGAAGCTCAGGACACCAAAAATGTTGGATTCATCTGATGCTCTCACACAAAGTGACACTGATAAGAGTAGCCAGCAACATGGGCTGGAGAAACACGGTGTCAATGCCGATAGAATTGAAGATAGTGTCAATTCATCCAAGAAACCCAGTAGCATCAAGATTAAGTCTTCAAAGGTTTTGGGATTAAATGTTGACCATACAACCAAACCTTTCTCTGAGATTATCCACTCTAAAGAAAGGAAAGCACCTCCACATAATCCTAGTTATAACAAACAGGAATTGGATGTCTCCTTAATGGTGTGTTGGAACTTTCCTTCTTTTAGTTTGTATTTCACCAAGCATTGCATTCTCCTTTATGAATGGATTCGATACCGACTAATTTTCTCTTggatttgttgttgtttttttgtatatataataaGGAAGGTAATGAAAATGGATGCTGCTGACCCCTTCAATGTCCCTGTTAACCCTGAAGCTCTGGGAATTCCTGTaagtataaatattttcaagtaAATTTGGATCATACTTACTTTATTTTCAGTTCCCTTAATGTATTAGTTTTTTGCCGACCTCAACTTCTGCCCTAAACCTAATGTTTTCAAAAGTTGGGAATAAAGCAAATTACTGCTAGATGTTACCTGGCATGCTTTCTGTAGAAATTGAGTGCATATTTTTCATATGCTTGTTGTCTTCCTCTTTCTCAGTAGGCAGAGATTATTCTATAACAAAGCtctgtgatatttgttaatccATGGAGACTAATGTGGTTCTTTGTAAAACTTGGAACAAAAACGTAAAGAtctgtttttgaaaaaaatgttatgttaCTTGTGTCTAATATCATAATTCATACACTGTCTGGAACCAGGACTATTTCGATATCATTGATACACCAATGGATTTTGGAACTATATGCAGCAACCTTGAAAAGAATAACAAGTATATGAATTCAGGGGATGTCTATAAGGATGTAAAATACATCTGGGAGAACTGTTATAAGTATAACAATAAGGGTGACTATATCTTGGATCTTATGAGGCGAGTAAAGAAGAACTTTATGAAGTACTGGACTGCTGCTGGGTTATACAGTGAACAATCAAAAGGTACCGAAGGTGATACTTCCATGTACTGGAAGTGTATCCTGTATGAGGAGCTAATCTTTACTATTAACTATTAATCTTGCATGGTGGTCAAGATTGAACggttggttgttgttgttggatgATCAAGATTGGTTTTACTCAAATATAATCTCGACTGTTATACAAGATTCAATGGTCATGATTAGCTCCTCTTTTACCCtcattttttctctcttataagtttgaaattgagaaatttttgttttttttttgcctaAGATATTTTGTGACAAAACCGAGACAGAAATTTTGGTTAAGCAATATAGTTTTTTAAGATCCATTTTCATAAATTTACCTCCAAAGCTAACTAATGTTTATGGAGTTTTGGAATGATAATCAATTATATTTCATCTTCCTCttgaattcttttttttttttggtctaAATTTGACTAGACCCTTGGAACAAGTCATAGTTTACtccataaataaaaagaattgcTTGTTTAACAAAAAAGTGGAAGGACAGTGGTGTTCATTTTCATGTATCTTGTGTTTGTTTTGTATCCTCTAGGGAGATGAAGGACATTGGTCTACTTTTGCATGACATTATGAAAACAGATTATTTCCATTTCATGTAACATGCTAAACCTTGGTTTTCTGATATCAATGCGGCCATTGATTTTTCTTCTGGATCAGGCACTGAGAAGACTACAGCAGAAGATATGGCACTTTCTGGTGATGGAAAAGTAGGGAAGAGTGGTCAGTTGAAGCATAAGAAAAAAA
Protein-coding sequences here:
- the LOC101500988 gene encoding regulator of nonsense transcripts UPF3-like isoform X1, yielding MSDRTKVVVRHLPPTISEDSLSSLIDGSFSGRYNWLSFRPAKISPKHTSFSRAYIDFNKPEDVIEFAEFFNGHVFVNEKGTQFKVTVEYAPSQRVPKQWSKKDGRDGTIYKDPEYLEFLELLAKPVENLPSAEIQLEKREAERSGAGKDVPIVTPLMDFVRQKRAAKGPRRLSSNGKVTRRTGTPSNGSSSSAPSRRGSARKRVSTTMYVARDPGKNSTVKDKSTYILVPRQGDQHLSNKSSNIASSDGNPTFDENGIAGSNDAGKKVLLLKGKEREIITASDSDSMSQHHSITSSAKTILNSTALKQNQRHEGSGRIIKSILSNKDLRQNQSSRAYSERQLQTSNLEKEKQPTRPLHVQLILKGTDGAPENRITVHGLHVSSERQERRFRQKDRPDRGIWTSRSNGGDESLSSSASSQVDPLEGGHAELKHDTRSARSGEVKSFGSLRASHSSENGFNKHFGRRGPIHGVKDVDGYSVSSEGKHPRKPSSSAYGSNEKQVWVQKASSGT
- the LOC101500988 gene encoding regulator of nonsense transcripts UPF3-like isoform X2, which gives rise to MSDRTKVVVRHLPPTISEDSLSSLIDGSFSGRYNWLSFRPAKISPKHTSFSRAYIDFNKPEDVIEFAEFFNGHVFVNEKGTQFKVTVEYAPSQRVPKQWSKKDGRDGTIYKDPEYLEFLELLAKPVENLPSAEIQLEKREAERSGAGKDVPIVTPLMDFVRQKRAAKGPRRLSSNGKVTRRTGTPSNGSSSSAPSRRGSARKRVSTTMYVARDPGKNSTVKDKSTYILVPRQGDQHLSNKSSNIASSDGNPTFDENGIAGSNDAGKKVLLLKGKEREIITASDSDSMSQHHSITSSAKTILNSTALKQNQRHEGSGRIIKSILSNKDLRQNQSSRAYSERQLQTSNLEKEKQPTRPLHVQLILKGTDGAPENRITVHGLHVSSERQERRFRQKDRPDRGIWTSRSNGGDESLSSSASSQVDPLEGGHAELKHDTRSARSGEVKSFGSLRASHSSENGFNKHFGRRGPIHGVKDVDGYSVSSEGKHPRKPSSSAYGSNEC
- the LOC101502263 gene encoding uncharacterized protein, coding for MKRKRGHKKGKQNIAKEQASVFDEEFDIVNNNNNYDKEDNNSVAMEVDTPSSTGTDQHGNLANINHDGSIHKGAAKSVGRVKVKLRTPKMLDSSDALTQSDTDKSSQQHGLEKHGVNADRIEDSVNSSKKPSSIKIKSSKVLGLNVDHTTKPFSEIIHSKERKAPPHNPSYNKQELDVSLMVCWNFPSFSLYFTKHCILLYEWIRYRLIFSWICCCFFVYIIRKVMKMDAADPFNVPVNPEALGIPDYFDIIDTPMDFGTICSNLEKNNKYMNSGDVYKDVKYIWENCYKYNNKGDYILDLMRRVKKNFMKYWTAAGLYSEQSKGTEKTTAEDMALSGDGKVGKSGQLKHKKKKRHGRHHKHDCLCAICVLKRRRKEREENDRIAKGNFGSGGEKHTREFKQEESMLVESPGGEDSSSNTDESLGSDGDADEDKGEVAKMETSEKRRSPSEGRHEDNEVNNDDGVEEENRRPEEAEEEEDEDEDEEGDGDGEGEGEEEEEEEIEMDSEKRQMDDTLKHGGTLAEKSEIGDMVGLDDEYKTKQQEGQAALVHQQKKHKESQDRHQKAKLLESLCHENPMLSNLCEAMFPKNSRSVWSGPHSLIHRTNSARTRSIHAAIGSFME